One Halosegnis longus DNA window includes the following coding sequences:
- a CDS encoding sensor histidine kinase translates to MEDSTTDMWSRRWVAAIGVGFLGALALELLAYRVGVVSGAERIPQTGQFLVGVATTVGVAAAFIVADLRLTDRRLFDRYGGPIVRRIIAGGALFLTVNVVFLLTEPGLTTAELFGWLRWATVVGSGAGLVVGLSRARAIQNAVEAERNAVRADMLESQRDVLTYLNSLLRHEVLNGTNVITGYAKLLEEVEDPDSQEHEHATVIRQHSEDVAGVIQNIKAFLTVLQGETTTGRYDVAAAIPELLDRARELDETTRVEYDGPQQAVVRTTEVIDRALWNLVSNAVEHTPAGTTVRVCVDYTDAECRIAVVDDGDGIDPETRATLFERPESNLSRGGFGLYLTKQLIEAFDGTIAVETDDSGTTATVTLPVPDETDGSVDPGTQPGTDQETESGRSTATVE, encoded by the coding sequence ATGGAAGATAGCACCACTGACATGTGGTCGCGCCGGTGGGTCGCAGCCATCGGCGTCGGCTTCCTCGGAGCGCTGGCACTCGAGTTGCTCGCGTACCGAGTGGGCGTGGTCAGTGGCGCTGAGCGAATTCCCCAGACCGGCCAGTTTCTCGTCGGGGTCGCGACCACGGTAGGGGTGGCCGCCGCGTTCATCGTCGCGGACCTCCGTCTCACCGACCGGCGGCTGTTCGACCGATACGGCGGGCCAATCGTGCGCCGCATCATCGCGGGGGGCGCGCTCTTTTTGACGGTGAACGTGGTGTTTCTGCTCACCGAACCGGGACTCACCACGGCGGAGCTGTTCGGGTGGCTCCGGTGGGCGACTGTCGTCGGCAGCGGCGCGGGACTCGTCGTCGGGCTGTCGCGGGCGCGAGCCATCCAGAACGCCGTCGAAGCCGAGCGCAACGCGGTCCGGGCGGACATGCTCGAATCGCAGCGAGACGTGCTCACTTACCTGAACAGTCTCCTCAGACACGAGGTGCTCAACGGGACGAACGTCATCACCGGCTACGCGAAGCTGCTCGAGGAAGTCGAAGACCCGGACAGTCAAGAACACGAGCACGCGACCGTCATCAGGCAACACAGCGAGGACGTGGCCGGCGTCATCCAGAACATCAAGGCGTTTCTCACGGTGTTACAGGGCGAGACGACGACCGGCCGGTACGACGTCGCCGCGGCGATTCCGGAGCTGCTCGACCGGGCGCGGGAGCTGGACGAGACGACACGCGTCGAGTACGACGGGCCACAGCAGGCGGTCGTCCGGACGACCGAGGTAATCGACCGCGCGCTGTGGAACCTCGTCTCGAACGCCGTCGAACACACCCCCGCCGGCACCACCGTCCGGGTGTGCGTGGACTACACCGACGCCGAGTGTCGTATCGCAGTCGTCGACGACGGCGACGGCATCGACCCAGAGACGAGAGCGACGCTGTTCGAGCGCCCGGAGTCGAATCTCAGCCGCGGCGGCTTCGGCCTGTATCTCACCAAACAGCTCATCGAGGCGTTCGACGGCACGATTGCCGTCGAGACGGACGATTCGGGGACGACGGCGACCGTGACGCTGCCGGTTCCAGACGAGACGGACGGGAGCGTCGACCCCGGCACGCAGCCGGGAACCGATCAAGAGACGGAGTCGGGTCGGTCGACGGCGACCG